In one Drosophila albomicans strain 15112-1751.03 chromosome X, ASM965048v2, whole genome shotgun sequence genomic region, the following are encoded:
- the LOC117577835 gene encoding uncharacterized protein LOC117577835, producing MSQNALDKYPKTTIAQLFDMSIKPYLCWQNFQTVFSLSPLRKRVRIDIEKYPAYVVYCFLGHASLKNLSAEEMATLQTLACMVYMLPDIDPDIRISRNNLMYRAFQSSSSLEPMLIHYFTDNLVNLFQQISNSTECMLNIATFISRKTSLGLAVAVCLMWSIIFRSNGSDVEIHQFHDLSELIGILSTLRIEDVEPRMFYNLMHSIGSLLHLTLCNKWQELFRAHGYPANYFRLRTQDGRMLHAWVEKAGHYYRGHTKLIGRRIRIVATKVMGSLQYLESNSSEWCLICHSRSTYGVCVLGQINNRFDCSKV from the exons atgtcgCAAAATGCATTAGACAAGTATCCAAAAACGACAATTGCTCAGCTCTTTGACATGAGTATCAAACCATATCTATGCTGGCAAAATTTTCAAACCGTTTTCAGCCTTTCTCCGTTGAGAAAACGTGTGCGCattgatattgaaaaatatcCAGCATATGTG gtttattgttttttgggcCATGCTAGCCTCAAGAATCTGAGTGCCGAGGAAATGGCGACACTACAAACTTTGGCCTGTATGGTATATATGTTGCCCGATATTGACCCCGACATACGCATATCACGCAATAATCTGATGTATAGAGCTTTCCAGTCGAGTTCTTCGCTCGAACCGATGCTCATCCATTACTTCACCGACAATCTAGTGAATCTCTTCCAGCAGATAAGTAACAGCACTGAATGCATGTTGAACATTGCCACCTTCATCTCTCGCAAGACTTCCTTAGGACTCGCGGTGGCCGTTTGTTTGATGTGGAGCATTATCTTTCGCAGCAACGGAAGCGACGTGGAAATACATCAATTCCACGAT TTGAGTGAACTTATCGGGATACTGTCAACGCTACGCATCGAAGACGTTGAGCCGCGCATGTTCTATAATTTAATGCACTCAATTGGCTCTCTGCTGCACTTGACGCTGTGCAACAAGTGGCAGGAATTGTTCAGGGCACACGGTTATCCAGCCAACTACTTTCGATTGCGGACACAGGACGGACGCATGTTGCATGCATGGGTGGAGAAAGCAGGTCACTACTATCGCGGACACACCAAGCTGATTGGCCGTCGCATCCGCATTGTGGCAACCAAGGTGATGGGCTCTCTGCAGTATCTGGAGTCAAACTCGTCTGAATGGTGCCTCATCTGTCACAGTCGCTCTACTTATGGTGTCTGTGTGCTGGGACAGATCAACAATCGCTTCGACTGCTCCAAAGTGTAG
- the LOC117577834 gene encoding uncharacterized protein LOC117577834: MDGVQDNDSAKERNPDEKMSILDSSVSIVELIKFISHAKMESCDQTINSEEPMASSSFGISSSVASIDESSCSLVAVSQRNELAKLLMRLGGEEGDGDANQIVIELLNSKKQAERATSVTERVSENLLLVLRSQTLAEAGIITGNERYRSFKCVLQNYAKLYAAKRFIEKLPMLGLSPQSQSQSQLQSSDQSQFLFPLQPQAHEIQSHDEQNKQTQALTRMVADEVLQIPELLRQLWDSLEKMEFFNEDTAYKVYLEARRHPQAKILRELMLTRISRVYLCIVSSASFLDFSEHELIHMLNNCYLSVNSEIEIFLSVILWLEHNWYERKNCAERVLGGVRFGLMPTWYLHTLDRTNRCSHFARVIACAGVKAVLEKGLDDALALRSKHLRNSNLSDPESPLPRDWVADPECGHHHKCHCERFIYPTYDVFKDYLARIISCAPNYWRTLRPAQEVYRKELKCCVPPYHSSRRN; the protein is encoded by the exons ATGGATGGTGTCCAGGACAACGACTCTGCAAAGGAGCGAAACCCAGATGAAAAGATGTCAATCCTCGACTCCTCTGTCTCAATTGTTGAACTCATAAAGTTCATAAGCCACGCCAAGATGGAGTCATGTGATCAAACCATAAACAGTGAGGAACCAATGGCCAGCTCCTCGTTCGGCATTTCATCGTCGGTTGCAAGCATCGACGAAAGTTCCTGCAGCTTGGTAGCTGTGAGCCAGCGCAACGAATTAGCCAAGCTGCTGATGCGACTGGGAGGTGAAGAGGGCGACGGTGATGCCAACCAAATAGTCATAGAGCTTCTGAACTCAAAGAAACAAGCTGAGCGGGCCACCTCGGTAACCGAGCGCGTCTCCGAAAACCTGCTCCTCGTGCTGCGCAGCCAGACTCTCGCCGAGGCTGGCATCATTACGGGCAACGAGCGATATCGCTCGTTCAAGTGTGTCCTGCAGAACTATGCAAAGCTGTATGCGGCAAAGAGGTTCATTGAGAAGCTTCCCATGCTGGGACTATCCCCtcaatcacaatcacagtcgcagttgcagtcgtCAGATCAGTCTCAGTTCCTGTTTCCATTACAGCCACAGGCACACGAGATACAAAGCCATGATGAACAGAACAAACAGACGCAGGCATTGACTCGTATGGTCGCCGATGAGGTGCTGCAGATTCCAGAACTACTGCGCCAACTCTGGGACTCGCTAGAGAAAATGGAGTTCTTCAACGAGGACACTGCCTACAAAGTCTACTTGGAGGCGCGTCGTCATCCACAAGCCAAGATCCTACGCGAACTGATGCTCACTCGCATATCGCGTGTCTACCTCTGCATTGTCAGCTCCGCTTCCTTTCTGGATTTCAGCGAGCACGAACTAATCCACATGCTCAACAACTGCTACCTCAGTGTCAATTCCGAAATAGAG ATATTCCTCTCTGTTATCCTTTGGCTGGAACATAATTGGTACGAGCGCAAAAACTGTGCAGAACGTGTCCTGGGTGGAGTTCGCTTCGGCCTGATGCCCACCTGGTATCTCCACACTCTTGACAGAACCAATCGCTGTAGTCACTTCGCCAGGGTTATCGCTTGTGCTGGCGTCAAAGCGGTGTTGGAAAAGGGACTTGA CGATGCCTTAGCTCTGCGCTCCAAGCACTTACGCAATTCTAACTTGTCCGATCCGGAGAGTCCTTTGCCACGTGACTGGGTTGCTGATCCCGAGTGTGGTCATCATCATAAGTGCCATTGCGAGCGTTTCATTTATCCCACATACGACGTATTCAAGGATTATTTGGCTAGGATCATCAGCTGTGCCCCCAACTACTGGCGCACTCTTCGGCCTGCTCAAGAAGTTTATCGCAAAGAACTCAAGTGTTGTGTGCCCCCCTACCACTCTTCCCGACGGAACTAA